The DNA window AACAAAAGCACAGTTAAAGGATAGAGAAGTTAGACCCCCAtcgaaattaaaaatgtttgcattcACAGGACACCATCAACctatagaatgagaaaaatatttccaaatgacaagTCTGATAAGGGACATTTACCtagaatacacaaagaactcctacaactcagcgATGGAAAGACAACCCAAGTGAAAAACCTCCAGAAGGTTTTAAACCCATTTCTCGAAGAGGACACGTagatgaccaataagcacatgaagagatcTTTAGGGAAACAGATCAAAACAATGAGACACCACGTCATACCCGCTTAGGACCAATATAATCTGAAGAACAGATaaaagcaagtgttggcaaggacatggagagaTTTGAACCTTCCTACACTGCTCGTGGGAGGGAAAAATGATGCGGCCAATTTGAAAACCATAGCCTTTAAATCCAGAGTTACCATAGGACCCAGCCATCTATTCCTAAGtgtaaatccaaaggaaaaagacatgTTCACATAAAATCGTATACACAAATATTCGTAGTAGCATtaatcataatagccaaaaagtagaaataacccaaagATCTTTCAgctgatgaatgaacaaaatgtccTATGTCCATACAATGAAGAGTCATTTGacaataaaagaatgaagaactCATACATGATACAATATGGATGAGCCCTGAAAACATCATGCGAAGTAAAAGCAGCCTGTCACAAAACATCATGTACCGTAGGATTCCATTTACAggaaatttccagaataggcaaacctaGAGAGACAGAATGTAGATTGGCAGTTCTCTAGAGCTGGGGTTGGGGGCACTCATGTACACGTGAGGGATGTGGAACGTCTTGTGTTTACTTCTCATTTGGTTTCTTCTGTGAGAGGTTTGTTAGGTCTCTTGCCTGTTTTTCTACTTTGTACTTCCagctttttcttattatgttcattatatgtattatgtaaatTACATAACATTATGTATTTGGGGTACAATTCGTTATGTGTTACAAAAGCTCTGATTTGTAACTTGCATTTTCACTTCGTCTTTAGATTAGTAGTTATGCTAGAATAACCACACAGTATTATTAATGTAGTTGGACTTGTGAATCTTTCCAGTTTCATGGTTTGCTTTGTGTGTGTCTTATTAAAGAAACCCTTACCTATCCCAAGGTCATAAgcattttactatttttcctaaaatttttttctatttacatgGAAGTCTGGTATATATCTGAGATGTATTTGTGCATGAGCTGGGAATTTTTTTGACAGATAACTAGTCATCTTAGAGCTACTTAATGGCTATTCTTTCCCTAATGATTAGCAGTGCCCCTTTACCAAGGCTCCGCTTCTGAGTAGGATTCATTTATGGACTCTCCATTCTGTCTCAATGGGCAATTGTCTACCCCTGCACCAGAGATATGCATTTAACATTACATAcatttcatgtatatattttgtatggtATACATTTctataaatctattttataaactatatatCTCGATATCTGGTAGGGCAAGTCcctccactttatttttctttaagagtatcttggctattatttgccttgtgttttaataagattttattttttttacttgtcagaaagagcacaaacagagggagtggcaggcagagggaagagggagaagcaggctcccgactgagcagggagactgatgtgggattcgagcccaagactctgggatcatgaccttagccgaaggcagacgcttaaccaactgagccacccaggcgtcccacctcTGGTGTTTTTATATAAGTTTTAGAATCACCTTGCCAagattgccaaaaaaaaaaaaaaacacttgggaTTTTCAGTGGGAATTGAGTGAATCTATGGATCagaactgacatttttatatCGCCTTCCTATTAATGAACAGGATACATATCTCTAcgtatttaaaaatctttgattttAATAAAGGTTAATTTTCCATAGAACTTTTTATGGAACTGTCAGATTGATTCCTTGGGACATTATTGCTATTataatgggttttttaaaaattatcttttccaaCTATTGATGCAATCACTATAGAAATCATATTTCTATACATCTACCTTTTAAAATGCtcattgctggggcgcctgggtggctctgtcaattgaacgtcccactcttggtttgggctcaggtcatgatctcagggtcatggtaccaagccccgcatcaggttcagCAGGAAGTCcgcctgagattctctctaccCCCCcactccctgtgcccctccccccaaaaataaatcttttaaaactcttATTGCTTCCAATAATTTAATAGGTTTTGTTGCTTTCAATGTAGATAATCATCTATGAACAGTGACAGTTTTTGCCTCCTTCCCAATCCTGATtctcattatttctctttatgCACTGCAGTGGCTAAGACCTTCACTACAGCACTGAACAGACAGGACAAGAGTGGAAGAACTTGTTTTGGTCCTGATTTTAGCGCTTTAACATTAGAAGTGATTTTTGCTCTGGGATTTGGGTAGATACCCGTGTTAGGGTTAAGAAAGGGACCTCTATTCCTATTTACTAAGAGTTTCTAATCACAAGTGAgaattttcaaatgctttttctacatctcttGAGGCGAACCCCTGATGATTTTGCCCTGCTCACCTCTGCAACCTCAGTGCTACCACTTTGCCCTCCTGGACATCACCTCAACAGAGGAGCCTGCTCCGGACGCCTCGGATCACTCTGCCCCTTGTCACTCACCTCCTCCATGGGGACCTTGGCCACTCAGGCTGCAGTCGTAAAGCCTGAGGACCCGTGTGATGTCCGAGGTGCTCAGGTTCCATCGCTGGCCAATGTGGACACCGGGAGCCCAGAGCGGTGTGATGGTGGGCAGTCCACGGCGGCTGAAGGCAAGCCTGAAACCCAGCAGATGgggacctgagtccagatcacagtgagggctgggagggcagcaaagaagggaggaaggaagggaaaggggtcCTCACCTCCCATAGTGCATCACTGATGAGTAGTCATAGGGCACCAGCATGTTGCTGTTCCGAGATTTGATGAAGTTGATTTCAAAGCctagggggtggagggaaggaggaggaacaaCCACAAAACTTGGTGATGGGGGAAGAGAGCAGGGGAGTGAGGGGTTGGGGGATAGGGGTCTTCCAGGAACTTGTAACCTATGTGAGCTGAGGGGTCCAAAACTATAGCCAGATGTGCCCTCCCCTATACCAGTCCCTGGTCCCCACCTCCTTGGTGCCTTTACTTGctactcttcccctcccccccccaggagGGGTCCAGACCTGCACTAGCTGGTGTGGAAGCACAGGGACCTCCTGACTCCTGaggaatgccctccacttcctgCCCCACTCGAGCTCACCTGGATGTAACGATCTTTGCCGAACCTACACTTTCCACGGGGTCGCACACTACTCAGTGTCTTCCACGCCCCCGACCCGAGAGATAGAGTACCTACCCTTCAACCCGGCTTCAGAGACCCGCTAGCCCATCATCTGCTGTTGAACTCCCGCTTCCCAGCAGCAAGCCACCTTGCTCTTTCTGCCTCAGGTTTGAGTCCAGCACTTCCCCACTGGCCAGAGCACCCCCTTTTCCCCATCACTGCCGTATGTGCCTCTAGAGAGttcttcatctttccttttaaaaacccTTAAGGCATTAAACACTTTTGAACAGGCACTATATTCATCTGGTTCAAAAGTTAAGAAACGTTGATCTATAATAAGCCTCCCACTCCATCCCCCTTCTGAGTGtctgcctccccatccccagtTCATTACTGTCATTAGTTTGTATATCTTAGCAGTTTGCCCTGTACGTAATACAAatgtattctcatttttcttcattcttaataAATGGGAAAATCGCTTAAGAAAACCACGCAAGTTTAGGAGTGCTGTTGgttttctaattcattcatttctgcttttaacTTCATTAATTCccccttgctttcctttttcttaaccTGGATTGAaaggcttatttttttctatttttattgatataagTATTTAAGTCCACACATTTTCCCTGAGCATTGCTTTAGCTGAGAACCATCAGTTCTAgtgtgttggggttttttgtttaagAATTCCTGCAATTCTTTAACACTGGAGCTAAAAGAAAGGattattactgttgttttttaaactttaatttctaagtagatgtttttggttttgttattttttaattttatattacaatCAAAACATTTGAAATAACTCTTTTTCAAATATGAAGTTTTTCTATCATATGGTAAGTTTTCCCAAGTATTCCATGAGCACTTGGAAGGATTGAAGTCTCTATTTTCAGGGTATAGTCACTATCATCACCCCTCTTCCTTAGGCTAGTCTTGGATCTCAAACTCCATCCCTTGTCTCATTATAAGGTGCTACCTAAGTTCCCCCCACATGGCACCCTTTCTCAGGGGCTCCATGCATGCTGGTCTCTTGagtaccctcccccacccatttcACCTGGTTCACCCCACAACAGCAGCAGAGGCACTCACACCAGAAGCTCTCCGCTTACAGGAAGCCTTCcaacccttccccctccccccacattgCCCCAGACCAAATTCCTGATCATGTATCTCTTCTACTTCCCTCCCTCATGAAGCAATGGTCTCTACTCTTCTTACCTCCTGACTCAGGCTGTCACCTCCCCCACCACAAGTGAGGGATCCCACCATTCCCAAGACCAGATGCCCAGCACTCAGCTCCTGCTCACTGGCATGCAACACAGTGGCCCACTCCCCAAACcagcctcagctctgccactgccaCCTTCTGGGACATGGTCTCCCCGGGCTTCCTCCGTCCCACATGCCCGTTGGTGCCCAGCTCACAAGGACTGAGCCCCTGCAGGGCTGGCCTCAGCCTCCCGCATCAGACACTTGGCACACACAGCCCACTACTTCCAGGGCTTCGGTCTTGGCTCCACGGCTGCAGCTGGAACACAGCCGCTGCCCCAACCCCACCCAGCAGCGTCTGGCACAGGAAGGACTGCAAGGTGCATACGCAATGAACAAGGGTCAAAGGATACCACCAACTCCAACCTCAGCTAACTGGCTGTgttcatgaggaaaaaaaaaaaaggagacaaagccAATAGCGATGCCCTAGCTCAGGCAGGACTACGGGCGGACAGATGGAAGGCTGGGAGCCCAGAGCAGTAGTAGCTGGACAACCTCCAGGGCTCAAGGAGAGGCAGGAGCCCCACCTTCCTTGTGGTAGAAAGACGGATGACCTCTTCTAAAGTGGCAGGCAAGTCAGGCCCTGGCTGGTGCCCTCGCACCCCAGGATCCCCATGTCCAGCCTGTGCTGTGCACGATTTGGCTTACCTGGGAGGATCTCATTCCAGTTGATTCGAATATAGCGGTCCCGATCAGCCCGGGAGTGCTCATGCCAGAAGCCCAGCACGTGCATGAGCTCATGCAGGACAATGCCTGGGCCTTTCTGGAGACAGGTAGGTGCCAGGGACACCACCTGCATCCCTCCACTGCGTCCCACACTGGAGAAACACCTGCAGGGCCAGAAGAGAGCACTGGGTAGGCACCAGCCCCGGGATGCAGAGCAggacccctccccttcctctcccaagTCCTGAGATGAATGACCACCAACAGGTAGTCCCCGTTCTAGGTTCTAGGCTTGCAGTTCCCAAGTCCCTTCACTGCCCggccatctgtgaaatgggtacacGGAATTCCCACTCCCACCCTGGGGTACAAGGAGGACAGAGGGGTGGAGAGGAGCACCGATAACAGAAGCAGCTCATTGAACGAATGTCCCCATCCAGGGGTCCCCAAGTCTACGCTCTCACACGTGATCTTCGGTCCCTAACAAGCTAGGAAGTGGGTACTGCCATCACGCCCATTTCCGAGCCGGCAGGAGAGCCTCAGAAGTTAAGCGCTTGCCCGGTGTCCGGTGGCTCCTGCACCCGGAGCCGAGGCCAGGTGGGTCCCGCAGAAGCCGTGCCCATTCCCCAGACCATGAAGTCTCCTCAGAGCGTTTTGGGAGGAGGGTCAAGCACCTCattcccctccttctccaccttctGCCCCGAGTATCTGTGGGCCCGGCTCCCACCCGGCAAACCACTCAATGGGCGGAGCGGCTTTGGACCTGGGAAGCCAGGCCCAGAAACAGATTTTAGACGCTGGCTTGGGTAAATCCCGGCTGAACTCAGAAGAACACAGAGGAAGTCCCTCCCCCCCACGCCCCCGGGAGCACATACCCAGACatggggatgatggaaatgaaGTCTCTCTGGCCCTGGTAGGCGACAAACCTGATGCAGGTGACGCGTTCAAACTCGACAAATGCCTTCAGGAGGACCTCGCGGCTGGGTttgtctgggggaggggacacccTGGCTGAACCTCCAGCAGAGACCCCCAGAGCCCTCGTGACGCCTCACAAGTCTGCACGCAGGGTTGGAACGGAGCTTCCAAGCATTCTTCCAAAATGGAAATGTCAAGAAAGGGCAGCCTGAGTGTCGtggggggaggcggagggggaAGCTGGGTCCCAGACAGGCCCTCACTGTGCCACCCTGGGTAGGTCCCAGTCGTCTGGGCCGTTTGGCCTTGAGATGGAGCAAATAGCCCTAGGGACCCCCATCAGCTCTTCCGGGCTTTTAGCCCTCCCAGCTCTGGGGGCCCTCCGGAGTAAAGGCTTCTCTTCCTGGGAAGGGGCTCTCTGGTGGTGATGGcgagtagaggcagagggaagaacttCAGAGGAGTGCAGGCtacacaggggtgtaagaggccGGGGCCACAGGGAGGCCCACAGCTCCCGGGACCGAGTGCACATGCCCACTCACCGTACTTGCTGGAGAGCAGGAAGGGGACCTCCACAAACCCCCCGTTCTTAGGCCACTTGTTGCTGCCCGCTGAGAACAGCCGGAAGGGACTCTGAAGAGAGAGGGCAGTTCGGGGACCTCTGGGGACACAGGCCAGCTAGGCTTCTTGCCCCTGGAGGTGCCACGTCTCAGGCCACAAGAACCAGGAAGACAGGAGAAGCAGGATGCAGGTATgggagggtggggatggagggacgTCGGGGGCCTGCTAGGTGAGTTCCAATACACAACATGACCCTGTGTTCTGCAGAACAGAGCTGTAACTTATTCCATCGGCAGAAGAACAAAACCCAGGACTTGTTCCTGAAGAGGCTGACGAGGAGTGCCAGTCCCAGGGTGGGGCCCACTTCAGAAAGGGAGCAGCAGCCCCGTCCTTCCTGAAACCCGGACGGCAGCTGAGCATCCCCGAACGTCCACGGAAAGAGGCAGCAGGGTCCTGCTCAGGCTGACGCTAAGGCAACATCCCTGGCCTTAGCAGCTCCTTTGCCCCCCCTCTTCCGCCAACCGAAACCCTCTGAAGCATAGGCTTTGTGGCACCCCAGCCGGTCCTGCCCTGCTGGCTACCACAGGTCTTACTGGATTCTGTTCCCCCTCCCAGTGCTCACTGGGTGACCAGGAACAGGGGCCTCGTccaaccccccagccccagcctttgGCTCTGCAGCCCAGCCTCACGTTGAGCCAACAGCGGGCAGCCTCCAAACAGCAAAACCGTCTTGCTCTCACCAGGTCACAGTCCTGTTCAGGAGGACACCTCTGCCACCCAGTCACTTAAAAGATGGTCCTGTTCTCCTGAACACCGTGCATTCTCATCTGCCTGCCAAGTCACCCCAATTCCCAcccagccttctccctttctgactccacccctcccttcccaccaggTTGGGGTCCAGACTGTGGCTACCACCTCCGGggttccccaccaccacctcccaccagcccctgctGGTCTGTGCTCATCTCTTCCTTCATTCCAGTACTTTCTGAACACCTGCTCTGGGCAGAGTACCGAGCTGGATCTTGAGGACTCAAACcccctccttcaggaagccctctCAGGCTGACTGCTGTTACCACTGCCGATGTTACCCTCCCTCCCATTCAGTCTGGCTGATACCTACTAGAATATTCACTGTGACTTTAACAAGAAGGGGTATCTACCAAGCTGTGAGCAACAGATGGATCCCTCATGTGTCGCACCCCCATGACACCAGAGGCTGGGCTCCAAGGCCTCTAACATGGTCTGTGAAGTTATTCACACCCATGTGTATACATGCTCACACTCACTGGCCGAAGGATATCCCCCTCGAGGAGGAAGctgctctctggggtctcctctGGAATGAGccctgggaagaagggagggataTAGGTGAGCCCATGCCCTACGCCCACCGGAGTCCAGACTCTAGGGACAGGCCCAGCAGCAACCCCGGAGTCTGTCCTTCCCGACTCTGAGGCTGGAGCTTCCCTAGGCCCtcaggctgtgtgacctcaggcaagtcatacagcccctctgagcctccagtcTACAAACATACATGATGCTTCTCAGCCCAATCACATCTCTCCCTCGTT is part of the Ursus arctos isolate Adak ecotype North America unplaced genomic scaffold, UrsArc2.0 scaffold_8, whole genome shotgun sequence genome and encodes:
- the ASTL gene encoding LOW QUALITY PROTEIN: astacin-like metalloendopeptidase (The sequence of the model RefSeq protein was modified relative to this genomic sequence to represent the inferred CDS: deleted 1 base in 1 codon), with translation MGGLWPWVLGLLCLPGLILGAPSASSSPEACGTSFSEGLKPEETQTSWDKDIPAINQGLIPEETPESSFLLEGDILRPSPFRLFSAGSNKWPKNGGFVEVPFLLSSKYDKPSREVLLKAFVEFERVTCIRFVAYQGQRDFISIIPMSGCFSSVGRSGGMQVVSLAPTCLQKGPGIVLHELMHVLGFWHEHSRADRDRYIRINWNEILPGFEINFIKSRNSNMLVPYDYSSVMHYGRLAFSRRGLPTITPLWAPGVHIGQRWNLSTSDITRVLRLYDCSLSGQGPHGGGFQPHSDGGSPTPASRPYLQRLLKALAESGSPDASGPKAGGRRVAAGLGETSRSWELPAPRKFALEASAGLLQTPASSLNSRPGAGVPGIALDTSWPARVPSYPPTTSPEAEDQLVPIRDALGTPALPGAHVPESPFRGLPRGRACGFCPQVGRASSV